A window from Candidatus Cloacimonadota bacterium encodes these proteins:
- a CDS encoding CoB--CoM heterodisulfide reductase iron-sulfur subunit A family protein, whose protein sequence is MKAFENVLVIGSGIAGMDACLMLSKAGKKVYLVEKLPITGGKVIKDEESFPNLDCATCLVAPIQQEILQDPNIEVLTLSSVEKVTGEPGNLTVTINKKARYVSLEACLGCGMCYPVCPVVLKNEWEENLMDKKAIYVPCSGSLPNVPRIDPTHCLQLSGKENCSKCVEACMFAAIDLTQKDEKMEVKVGGIIVATGFDTYDVSGMQNLGYGKYPGVYTAFEFERLFASNGPTEGKLVLRDSEKAPDSVAIIHCVGREKVGYCSNVCCMSSSKHAHFIKHKLPEAKVYNFYSDICVIDKTYQKFYADVKSHSSEFVFLADREKMNIKETNGKLKISYINNKNKEDALVVDMVILESAITPSDGVEELAKSLGIDRDPYGFIAAQSFRLGSVATSRPGIYVAGCAEGPKDIQNSVIQSEAAVAGILSLSGR, encoded by the coding sequence AGTAATCGGTTCCGGAATAGCCGGAATGGATGCCTGTCTAATGCTTTCCAAAGCTGGGAAAAAAGTCTATCTTGTAGAGAAGTTACCTATTACCGGCGGAAAGGTTATAAAAGATGAAGAGTCCTTTCCTAACCTTGATTGCGCAACCTGTCTCGTAGCTCCTATCCAGCAGGAAATCTTGCAGGATCCTAATATTGAAGTACTGACTTTGAGCAGTGTTGAGAAAGTAACTGGTGAACCTGGAAATTTAACGGTAACGATCAACAAAAAAGCTCGTTATGTCAGTCTGGAAGCGTGTCTTGGCTGCGGAATGTGTTATCCAGTTTGTCCGGTTGTTTTAAAGAACGAATGGGAAGAGAACCTGATGGACAAGAAAGCGATTTATGTTCCCTGTTCCGGTTCGTTGCCGAATGTTCCTCGTATCGATCCGACTCATTGCCTGCAATTATCGGGAAAAGAAAATTGTTCCAAATGTGTGGAAGCCTGTATGTTCGCTGCGATCGACCTGACCCAGAAAGATGAGAAAATGGAAGTAAAAGTTGGGGGAATAATTGTGGCTACAGGTTTTGATACATATGATGTCAGCGGAATGCAGAATTTAGGTTATGGGAAATATCCCGGAGTTTATACTGCTTTCGAGTTTGAACGACTTTTTGCTTCCAATGGTCCGACTGAAGGAAAACTTGTTTTAAGAGATTCGGAGAAAGCTCCTGATTCTGTTGCTATCATTCATTGTGTAGGCAGAGAAAAAGTTGGATATTGCTCGAATGTCTGCTGTATGTCTTCTTCCAAGCATGCTCATTTTATAAAACATAAACTTCCCGAAGCAAAGGTTTATAATTTTTATTCTGATATTTGTGTGATCGATAAGACTTACCAGAAGTTTTATGCAGATGTGAAATCTCATTCTTCCGAATTTGTTTTTTTGGCAGACAGGGAAAAAATGAATATCAAAGAAACGAACGGGAAGTTAAAAATTTCATATATAAATAATAAAAATAAAGAAGATGCTTTAGTTGTTGATATGGTGATTCTGGAGAGTGCGATTACTCCTTCAGATGGGGTGGAGGAACTTGCCAAATCACTGGGAATAGATCGTGATCCCTATGGATTTATTGCAGCTCAGTCTTTCCGGTTAGGGTCAGTGGCAACTTCCAGACCGGGAATTTATGTTGCCGGTTGTGCGGAAGGTCCGAAAGATATTCAGAATTCCGTTATCCAGTCGGAAGCTGCTGTTGCCGGTATTCTTTCGCTGTCCGGAAGATAA
- a CDS encoding CoB--CoM heterodisulfide reductase iron-sulfur subunit A family protein: protein MNEKIGIYVCECGPNIADRVHIDTIIEEISKLEDYKDKELVVKKHKLLCSNEGKQFLEDEINENKLTHLVCAACSPRDHDSTFIGVCKKTHLNPYMYKIVNIREQCAWIIPDKEEATRKAIQYIHAGMDRVLYQDPLFEKQLDSTPDVLIIGGGIAGLEAALTLASNDRKVFLIEKTNDLGGITAHLKEIMPRQGISLNILHQKIAEVNENENIKVMTNTVLDKIVGFMGNFEIELKDTNDKSDSIELLVGAVVVANGSGIFNSKSLKEFNYQSDDDVLISSELEVMLSREGKIALKSGKQPASVGLIHCVGRKEVGYCSKVCCNYMLKISHYLKEQSSKIKITHYIKDLCLPNKEDQQYYEKIKESGVDFVRITDIALKGTILDFTEISGEKKQGKHDLVVLAPAMIPSADAKDLSELLSIDLHETGFFQEAHLKINPVSTNSDGIFIIGSARGPCSITDAIMQAKAAAGKIFTQLIPGQKIIPEVMVSEILEAYCTGCQTCLQVCGYGAIYFDEDKGISVVNEAICRGCGNCVGSCPSGSIRTRHFTNPQLYQEVKEAVR from the coding sequence ATGAATGAAAAAATCGGAATTTATGTTTGTGAATGCGGTCCGAATATCGCTGATCGTGTTCATATAGATACTATCATCGAGGAAATTTCCAAACTTGAGGATTATAAGGATAAAGAATTAGTCGTTAAAAAACATAAACTTTTATGCTCGAATGAAGGTAAGCAATTTCTCGAAGATGAAATTAATGAAAATAAATTAACTCATCTGGTATGTGCTGCCTGTTCTCCCCGCGATCATGATTCGACCTTTATCGGAGTTTGCAAGAAAACTCATCTCAATCCTTATATGTATAAGATCGTGAATATTCGGGAACAATGTGCCTGGATCATTCCGGATAAAGAAGAAGCGACTCGCAAGGCAATTCAATATATTCATGCTGGGATGGATCGAGTTTTATACCAGGATCCGCTTTTTGAAAAGCAGTTGGACAGCACTCCTGATGTTCTCATTATCGGTGGTGGAATTGCCGGATTGGAAGCAGCTCTTACTCTGGCAAGTAATGATAGAAAGGTTTTCCTCATTGAAAAAACAAATGATCTCGGCGGAATAACTGCACATTTAAAAGAGATCATGCCAAGACAGGGAATCAGTTTGAATATTCTGCACCAGAAAATCGCAGAAGTTAATGAGAACGAAAATATCAAAGTGATGACAAATACGGTTTTGGACAAGATCGTCGGTTTTATGGGGAATTTTGAGATTGAGCTGAAAGACACAAACGATAAGAGCGACTCGATTGAATTATTAGTGGGAGCTGTAGTGGTTGCTAACGGATCTGGAATTTTTAATTCTAAAAGCCTGAAAGAATTTAATTATCAAAGCGATGATGATGTTTTAATTTCCTCCGAATTGGAAGTAATGTTATCCAGAGAAGGAAAAATTGCTTTGAAATCCGGGAAACAACCTGCATCTGTTGGTCTCATTCATTGTGTCGGCAGGAAGGAAGTTGGATATTGCAGTAAAGTTTGCTGTAATTATATGCTGAAAATTTCTCATTACCTGAAAGAACAATCATCAAAAATAAAAATAACACATTATATAAAAGACTTGTGTCTTCCTAATAAGGAAGACCAGCAATATTATGAAAAGATCAAAGAGAGTGGTGTCGATTTTGTACGAATTACAGACATTGCTTTGAAGGGAACAATCCTTGATTTTACTGAAATTAGTGGTGAGAAGAAACAGGGAAAACATGATCTGGTAGTTCTTGCTCCGGCAATGATCCCAAGTGCTGATGCGAAAGACCTTTCCGAGCTTCTTAGTATCGACCTGCATGAAACCGGATTTTTCCAGGAAGCACATTTGAAGATCAATCCTGTTTCCACTAATTCCGATGGAATTTTCATCATCGGTTCTGCGCGTGGACCATGCAGCATTACCGATGCCATTATGCAGGCAAAAGCTGCTGCCGGGAAAATATTCACGCAGTTGATCCCGGGACAGAAAATAATTCCGGAAGTGATGGTTTCGGAGATTTTAGAAGCATATTGCACCGGATGTCAGACCTGTCTGCAAGTTTGCGGATACGGAGCCATCTATTTTGATGAAGATAAAGGAATATCTGTTGTTAATGAAGCGATCTGTCGTGGTTGCGGAAATTGCGTTGGCAGTTGTCCTTCCGGTTCTATCAGGACAAGACATTTTACTAATCCGCAGCTTTATCAGGAAGTTAAAGAAGCAGTCAGGTAA